A stretch of Mytilus edulis chromosome 11, xbMytEdul2.2, whole genome shotgun sequence DNA encodes these proteins:
- the LOC139496375 gene encoding acanthoscurrin-2-like, with product MGVLTILLVAVVGTVYGYGYGGSYGGGRGGGGGGNFIALGGGGGAGGLIGGGGGAGGLIGGGGVAGGLIGGGGVAGGLIGGGAGRWWCTCRPGLCRKGELTLDKKCRLTPLFPWQWNTCCQWFPWWVTSRNYGGGIGGGIGGGIGGGIGGGIIGGGGIIGGGIGGGLGGGIGGGLGVGIGGGYGGGYGGGYGGGKNAY from the exons ATGGGAGTTTTAACTATACTGTTGGTAGCTGTTGTTGGAACTGTCTACGGATATGGCTATGGAGGCAGTTATGGCGGTGGTAGAGGCGGAGGTGGAGGTGGAAATTTCATTGCTCTAGGTGGAGGTGGTGGTGCTGGCGGCCTTATAGGAGGAGGAGGCGGTGCTGGAGGCCTCATTGGAGGAGGAGGTGTTGCTGGAGGCCTCATTGGAGGAGGAGGTGTTGCTGGAGGCCTTATTGGAGGAGGAG CTGGACGTTGGTGGTGTACCTGCCGTCCCGGTCTTTGCCGTAAAGGGGAGCTTACTTTGGACAAAAAATGCAGACTAACACCATTGTTCCCATGGCAATGGAATACATGTTGCCAATGGTTCCCATGGTGGGTAACCAGCCGTAACTACGGAGGTGGAATTGGTGGTGGTATTGGCGGCGGTATTGGTGGTGGCATCGGTGGAGGAATCATCGGCGGTGGTGGCATCATCGGTGGTGGAATCGGTGGTGGATTAGGAGGTGGAATCGGTGGTGGATTAGGAGTAGGAATCGGTGGTGGATATGGTGGCGGATACGGCGGCGGATATGGCGGTGGAAAAAATGCATATTAA
- the LOC139496374 gene encoding acanthoscurrin-2-like, translating to MGVLTILLVAVVGTVYGYGYGGSYGGGRGGGGGGDFVALGGGGGGGGGVLGGGGVDGGIIGGGAGGGGARGLIGGGGVAGGLIGGAGRWWCTCRPGLCRKGELTLDKKCRLSPLFPLQWNTCCQWFPWWVTSRNYGGGIGGGIGGGIGGGIGGGIGGGIGGGIGGGVVVGGGIGGGLGGGLGGGLGGGLGGGLGGALGGGYGGGYGGGYGGGYGGGKKSY from the exons ATGGGAGTTTTAACTATACTGTTGGTAGCTGTTGTTGGAACTGTCTACGGATATGGCTATGGAGGCAGCTATGGTGGTGGTAGAGGCGGAGGTGGAGGTGGAGATTTCGTTGCTCTAGGTGGAGGTGGCGGTGGCGGAGGAGGAGTTCTTGGTGGCGGAGGTGTAGATGGAGGTATAATTGGAGGTGGCGCAGGAGGAGGCGGTGCCAGAGGTTTAATAGGAGGTGGAGGTGTTGCTGGAGGTTTAATCGGAGGAG CTGGTCGTTGGTGGTGTACCTGCCGTCCAGGTCTTTGCCGTAAAGGGGAGCTTACTTTGGACAAAAAATGCAGACTGTCACCATTGTTTCCATTGCAATGGAATACCTGTTGTCAATGGTTCCCATGGTGGGTAACCAGCCGTAACTACGGTGGTGGCATCGGAGGTGGCATTGGTGGTGGCATCGGTGGAGGAATCGGCGGTGGAATCGGCGGTGGAATTGGCGGTGGAATCGGTGGGGGAGTTGTAGTAGGAGGTGGAATAGGAGGAGGATTAGGAGGAGGATTAGGCGGTGGATTAGGAGGTGGATTAGGCGGAGGATTAGGCGGAGCATTAGGCGGTGGATATGGCGGAGGATATGGCGGTGGATATGGCGGAGGATATGGCGGAGGAAAAAAGTCATATTAA